A region from the Drosophila mauritiana strain mau12 chromosome 2L, ASM438214v1, whole genome shotgun sequence genome encodes:
- the LOC117137308 gene encoding uncharacterized protein LOC117137308, translating into MFNRNAFTLDYAQFYFRAVPISGQQQQQQQQQQHQQLVQQQLLAQQQQQLQIQQLQQQLLLQRLERELQQSYSCLRQRWLTDYAAPHQQHQQIAQQQQLFAAQQLQLQHQQLQHQQQQQQQQQQQQQQYSYYFSRGSTNTDLGLGLGLGFGLGSGNLASWYHLPSTSAHIYIGTTSSGGAPGSAPYPPYPYRSVGGYSGGGYPAAALINFDASPTPLLASAGTSPGYLPPLAIPAALPPPPPAPSVATDYYFSSRSTRTVPPPVPPTPAAVAAAASASAVSTSPFREYGSAAEELQAGYRYKATPRRRYDAYDNYGYLPGFASTTEDEEDLLEECLPQELLSTDCSSLEELRFFHLQEEDEDEDDEEVGTQLAHILDLPDFLHPYGGSGRDSLHSHKTPPQHEYQTEHGSAAAGGAGSAGSDGRGGGGQSQRVLEDQRYQPYQYQQQQQQQHQQQQQQHHQQHQSHFPQQHQHFQPSQQQLQQQSYHSYQYPSQDSCEGFNQFATNAGSCLGNQRMMVSKLWNSCFPEFTPDHVHRHNFYLCQWQRNTQVRIVYLFYRWITAITCLAALVCSLLDIGRTDEHFEHHYAKWWIYLTHWGLLFCTVQAWLAAWIVTQGMMVEREDFEIVRQAKKSRLHHLYWVLYTCATVYAFIVTMCYWLLVHNPEIHKIDALNIMVHVLNTIIMLIDLAIVGHPIKMSHAYFTTGIGLAYAIFTGIYFLAGGTDRKNQTAIYPMMDWTKPGKAIIVTACAIIFTFFVHFCCYLLYRGRVWLFTKLCIRGRHNRDGEMGEGLNDDSGSRMGGGGAGGSAGGGGAAGGSVAGAGAVGSSQDYAHQQQYPIAHTEQPRAGSHQQQQQQPPGNYQLPPQYSGYLQQPVVAGVNVGVISAEGVYQPIGTDTGRTSGGGDGKHKSSSGSAAGTGSGQGQGSGSGSGSALTRTVAHLDASQREQFLNPNKIVEYKM; encoded by the exons ATGTTCAAC AGGAACGCCTTCACATTGGATTACGCGCAGTTTTACTTTAGAGCGGTGCCAATTAGtggccaacagcagcaacaacagcagcagcaacagcaccagcaGCTCGTGCAGCAGCAATTGCtagcccagcagcagcagcaactgcagatacagcagctgcagcaacaattgCTGCTGCAGCGACTCGAGCGTGAGTTGCAGCAGAGTTACTCGTGCCTGCGGCAACGTTGGCTCACCGACTACGCAGCCCCCcatcagcagcatcagcagattgcccagcagcagcagctcttTGCCGCccagcagttgcagttgcagcaccagcaactgcagcaccagcagcagcaacaacaacagcagcagcagcagcagcagcagtacaGCTACTACTTCAGTCGCGGTAGCACCAACACCGATCTGGGTCTCGGACTGGGCCTGGGCTTCGGTCTGGGCAGCGGCAACCTAGCCAG CTGGTACCATCTGCCGTCCACATCGGCGCACATCTATATTGgaaccaccagcagcggcggTGCACCGGGCAGCGCACCGTATCCTCCGTATCCGTACCGGAGCGTAGGTGGATATTCCGGAGGAGGTTATCCGGCAGCGGCGCTTATTAACTTCGATGCCTCGCCGACACCGCTGTTAGCGTCAGCGGGAACTTCACCCGGCTATTTGCCACCATTGGCCATTCCGGCAGCCTtaccaccaccgccaccggCGCCGAGTGTAGCCACCGATTATTACTTCAGCAGCCGGAGCACACGGACCGTTCCGCCACCGGTACCGCCCACTCCGGCAGCCGTTGCAGCAGCGGCATCAGCATCAGCGGTCTCCACCTCGCCGTTCCGTGAGTACGGGAGCGCGGCGGAGGAGCTGCAAGCTGGCTATCGCTACAAGGCCACGCCCCGCAGGCGGTACGACGCCTACGACAACTACGGCTATCTGCCTGGCTTTGCCAGCACCACTGAAGACGAGGAGGACCTGCTCGAGGAGTGCCTGCCGCAGGAACTGCTCTCCACGGACTGCTCGAGTCTCGAGGAACTGCGCTTCTTCCATCTgcaggaggaggacgaggacgaaGACGACGAGGAGGTTGGCACGCAGCTGGCCCACATCCTTGACCTGCCGGATTTTCTACATCCCTACGGCGGCAGCGGCCGGGACAGCCTGCACAGCCACAAGACGCCGCCGCAACACGAGTACCAAACGGAGCACGGCTCAGCCGCAGCGGGAGGAGCAGGATCGGCGGGATCAGACGGTcggggtggtggtggtcagTCGCAGCGCGTCCTCGAGGACCAGCGATATCAGCCCTACCAataccaacagcagcagcagcagcagcatcagcagcagcagcagcaacatcaccaGCAACATCAGTCGCACTTCCCACAGCAACATCAGCACTTCCAGCcgtcgcagcagcaactgcagcagcagtccTACCACTCGTACCAATATCCTTCGCAGGACAGCTGCGAGGGCTTCAACCAATTCGCCACCAACGCGGGCAGCTGCCTGGGCAATCAGAGAATGATGGTTAGCAAATTGTGGAACAGCTGCTTCCCGGAGTTCACCCCGGACCATGTGCATCGCCACAACTTTTACCTATGCCAG TGGCAACGGAACACGCAGGTGCGCATCGTTTACCTGTTCTACCGATGGATAACGGCCATCACCTGCCTGGCGGCACTGGTCTGCTCCTTGCTGGACATCGGGCGCACGGACGAGCACTTTGAGCACCACTATGCCAAGTGGTGGATCTACTTGACCCACTGGGGACTGCTCTTCTGCACAGTCCAGGCCTGGCTGGCCGCATGGATAGTGACCCAGGGCATGATGGTGGAGCGCGAGGACTTCGAGATCGTGCGGCAGGCGAAGAAGAGTCGCCTGCACCACTTGTACTGGGTGCTCTACACCTGTGCCACTGTCTATGCGTTTATCGTCACCATGTGCTATTGGCTACTGGTCCACAATCCTG AAATCCACAAGATCGATGCGCTAAATATAATGGTCCATGTGCTCAACACGATTATAATGCTAATCGATTTGGCCATTGTGGGGCATCCGATTAAGATGAGCCACGCCTACTTTACCACTGGCATTGGCCTGGCCTACGCCATATTCACGGGAATCTATTTCTTGGCCGGCGGAACAGACAG GAAAAATCAAACTGCCATCTACCCGATGATGGACTGGACCAAGCCGGGCAAGGCGATCATAGTGACGGCCTGTGCGATCATCTTTACGTTCTTCGTTCACTTCTGCTGTTACCTCCTTTACCGCGGACGAGTCTGGCTCTTCACCAAGCTGTGCATCCGTGGACGGCACAATCGGGATGGTGAAATGGGTGAGGGCCTCAACGATGACTCCGGTTCCCGGATGGGCGGTGGCGGTGCCGGAGGATCAGCCGGtggcggaggagcagctggTGGCTCGGTGGCTGGCGCTGGCGCTGTGGGCAGCAGCCAGGACTACGCCCATCAGCAGCAGTATCCCATTGCCCACACGGAGCAGCCGCGGGCGGGCAgccaccaacagcagcagcagcagccgccggGCAATTACCAGCTGCCGCCACAGTATTCCGGATATCTCCAACAACCAGTGGTCGCCGGCGTCAATGTGGGTGTGATCAGTGCAGAGGGCGTTTACCAGCCCATTGGCACGGACACTGGACGCACCAGTGGCGGCGGCGATGGCAAGCACAAGTCCTCCTCGGGATCAGCAGCTGGAACAGGATCGGGTCAGGGACAGGGATCGGGTTCGGGCTCGGGCTCGGCACTGACGCGCACCGTAGCCCATTTGGATGCGTCGCAACGGGAGCAGTTCCTCAATCCCAACAAAATCGTCGAGTACAAGATGTAA
- the LOC117145698 gene encoding uncharacterized protein LOC117145698 has protein sequence MNDQPVDGVVRLRLKVSQWIYGIAVLFIVLAIGLLILPGLFRRYLLVPDVVATYCFFVIGLVTLCVYVNVTWLRRKFPFNWIVSCCIAACLALGTVCTLSNQRTGHVLLLSMEILVMMSLLLLVGSYLLPECPAVAYLFLTWFIFVVLSSVLMVAVCVHVSDQMFSYEVATHFVLWQVICPLIVFQAQVISGYWENLPPILDRPLCSTMLLFDFLACYIFLDSADDVGFEFYYAGQSANQKFLSRSVKSQWEMFMDSN, from the coding sequence ATGAATGATCAGCCAGTCGATGGCGTCGTGCGCCTCCGTCTCAAGGTGTCCCAGTGGATCTACGGCATCGCGGTGCTGTTCATTGTCCTGGCCATTGGGCTGCTCATCTTGCCGGGCCTGTTCAGACGATACCTCCTGGTTCCGGATGTAGTGGCTACCTATTGCTTCTTTGTCATCGGATTGGTCACCCTGTGCGTCTATGTCAACGTCACTTGGCTGCGCCGGAAGTTCCCCTTCAACTGGATAGTCAGCTGCTGCATAGCAGCTTGTCTGGCTCTGGGAACGGTGTGCACCCTTTCAAACCAGCGGACGGGACACGTCCTGCTCCTGAGCATGGAGATTCTTGTCATGATGTCGCTGCTCCTGCTGGTCGGCTCATATCTATTGCCCGAATGTCCTGCAGTGGCCTACTTGTTCCTCACTTGGTTCATATTCGTTGTGCTCTCCTCCGTCCTAATGGTCGCCGTTTGTGTCCACGTGTCAGATCAGATGTTCTCCTATGAAGTAGCCACTCACTTTGTGCTCTGGCAAGTTATATGCCCACTGATTGTGTTCCAGGCGCAGGTCATATCCGGCTATTGGGAGAACTTGCCGCCAATCCTGGATAGGCCACTGTGCTCCACGATGCTCCTGTTCGACTTTCTCGCCTGCTACATCTTTCTTGACTCCGCCGATGATGTTGGATTTGAGTTCTACTACGCTGGCCAGTCAGCAAATCAAAAGTTTTTGTCCAGATCCGTTAAGAGCCAGTGGGAGATGTTCATGGACTCAAACTAG
- the LOC117145688 gene encoding uncharacterized protein LOC117145688, producing the protein MLSVTRSASVPNFSVRSFGAYSSKSHFEASNSVSESTFSEVERFVEAATSINRLPKRRKLSSCIFRTYVCLLLVIQVTLASLQWLGSTYRWKPQLSVANRGLSVLLLLLSWINLTLAFVGFRRLQFTFPLNWIVFGCIFESLTLLVVCLHILEQDLTWPFVLIGIGVLVVYTLLGLWVPGFLTANLWILILASIVVFLVSTVALGVRLQMRYYVPASVCLVFFGPWAMYNSQKLFLRHKRSGYVAHQYLEASAKMFMNYAFTVSGIIFAHRFSVDTLDAPS; encoded by the coding sequence ATGTTAAGTGTAACCAGATCGGCATCAGTTCCAAATTTCAGCGTGCGATCCTTTGGAGCCTATAGCTCCAAGAGCCACTTCGAGGCAAGTAATAGCGTGAGTGAAAGCACGTTCTCGGAAGTGGAGCGTTTTGTGGAGGCTGCCACCAGCATCAACCGACTTCCAAAGAGGCGAAAACTCTCCTCCTGCATTTTCCGAACCTACGTCTGCCTGCTGTTGGTCATCCAGGTGACTCTGGCCTCGCTGCAGTGGCTCGGATCCACGTACCGCTGGAAACCGCAGCTGAGTGTGGCCAATCGCGGCCTGTCcgtcctgctgctcctgctttCGTGGATCAACCTGACGCTGGCCTTCGTGGGCTTCCGTCGGCTGCAGTTCACCTTCCCGCTCAATTGGATTGTCTTTGGGTGCATCTTCGAGAGCCTCACGCTGCTGGTGGTGTGTCTACACATTCTCGAACAGGATCTAACGTGGCCATTTGTGCTGATTGGCATTGGCGTGCTGGTTGTTTATACGCTGCTGGGGCTGTGGGTACCTGGATTCCTCACCGCCAACTTGTGGATCCTAATCCTGGCAAGCATTGTGGTCTTCCTGGTCTCGACAGTGGCCTTGGGCGTCCGCCTCCAGATGCGATACTACGTGCCCGCCAGCGTCTGTTTGGTATTCTTCGGACCCTGGGCTATGTACAACTCCCAGAAGCTGTTCCTGCGCCACAAGCGGTCTGGTTACGTAGCTCACCAGTACTTGGAGGCGTCCGCCAAGATGTTCATGAATTATGCCTTCACTGTGAGTGGCATTATATTTGCCCACCGCTTCTCGGTGGACACATTGGATGCCCCCAGTTAG